One Desulfobulbus propionicus DSM 2032 DNA segment encodes these proteins:
- a CDS encoding Na+/H+ antiporter subunit C: MEALAACTVAVLVTCGVYLLLRARTFSVVVGLSLLSYAVNLFLFFTGRLLGKAPPLIGSTAGDEAPLADPLPQALVLTAIVIGFGMTAFVLILALRARGELGSDHVDGKEDEA, encoded by the coding sequence ATGGAAGCGCTGGCCGCCTGCACCGTGGCCGTCCTGGTGACTTGCGGGGTCTACCTGCTGCTCCGCGCCCGCACCTTTTCGGTGGTGGTGGGGCTCTCGCTGCTCTCCTATGCGGTCAACCTCTTTCTCTTTTTCACCGGCCGCCTGCTGGGCAAAGCCCCGCCCCTGATCGGGTCCACGGCCGGCGATGAAGCTCCTCTGGCCGATCCCCTGCCCCAGGCCCTGGTGCTCACCGCCATTGTGATCGGCTTCGGCATGACCGCCTTTGTCCTCATCCTGGCCCTGCGCGCTCGAGGCGAACTGGGCAGCGACCATGTCGACGGCAAGGAGGACGAGGCATGA
- a CDS encoding monovalent cation/H+ antiporter subunit D, with protein MNHWLMMPLLVPLVAAMINLLLGGRRMGCQRLVSLACSVGLLAGSIILMGFAHSGEMYVYRLGDWPAPFAIVLVLDRLSGLLLVTTALLALPCLLQAMDGDDGRGLHFHVLFPIQLLGINGAFLTGDLFNLFVFFEILLIASYSLALHGGGPERVRAGLHYVVLNLIGSALFLLAVGTLYGLTGTLNMADLAGRVAAAPTDQAALLRASGLVLLVVFGLKAGILPLHSWLPALYGSALAPVAALFAVMTKVGVYAMLRAATLLFPPQGPVGGTLAALLPVLALLTLATGAIGALGAQRLRTLIASLVILSVGTLLAGIGQFTASGFSAALYYLPHTTLVTAGLFLLAEPIGGQRGDLEDRLDTGPPVGRPAALGLLFLMGGVAGAGLPPLSGFIGKLLLLRSAPLPDGTWLWGVVLGSSLLTLIALSRAGSRLFWGPVVDTETPTPAGWRPLLPATLLLAASLAMTVAAAPICRYTEATARQLLTPRHYIEAVLNPAPPGGTP; from the coding sequence ATGAACCACTGGCTGATGATGCCGCTGCTCGTGCCGCTGGTGGCGGCCATGATCAACCTCTTGCTCGGCGGACGGAGAATGGGGTGCCAACGGCTGGTGTCCCTTGCCTGCAGCGTTGGTCTGTTGGCTGGGTCGATCATCCTGATGGGCTTCGCGCACAGCGGCGAAATGTATGTCTATCGGCTGGGCGACTGGCCGGCGCCGTTTGCCATCGTCCTGGTGCTCGATCGCCTCAGCGGCCTGCTGCTGGTCACCACCGCCCTGCTCGCCCTGCCCTGCCTGCTCCAGGCCATGGACGGCGACGACGGGCGCGGCCTTCACTTTCACGTGCTGTTCCCGATCCAGCTGCTGGGAATCAACGGCGCCTTCCTCACCGGCGACCTGTTCAACCTGTTCGTCTTTTTCGAGATCCTGCTGATCGCCTCCTACTCGCTGGCCCTGCACGGCGGCGGACCGGAACGGGTGCGCGCCGGCCTGCACTACGTGGTGCTCAACCTGATCGGTTCGGCGCTCTTTCTCCTGGCCGTCGGTACCCTCTACGGCCTAACCGGCACGCTGAACATGGCCGACCTGGCGGGCCGGGTGGCGGCCGCGCCGACGGACCAGGCGGCCTTGCTGCGGGCCAGCGGACTCGTGCTGCTGGTGGTATTCGGTCTCAAGGCGGGGATTCTGCCGCTGCATTCCTGGCTGCCCGCCCTCTACGGATCGGCCCTGGCCCCGGTGGCCGCCCTGTTCGCGGTGATGACCAAGGTCGGGGTGTACGCCATGCTCCGCGCCGCCACCCTGCTCTTTCCGCCGCAGGGGCCGGTGGGGGGCACGCTCGCCGCCCTGCTGCCAGTGCTGGCCCTGCTCACCCTGGCGACCGGAGCCATCGGCGCGCTTGGCGCCCAGCGGCTGCGGACGTTGATCGCCTCCCTGGTGATCCTGTCGGTGGGCACCCTGCTGGCGGGCATCGGGCAGTTCACCGCCAGCGGCTTCAGTGCGGCCCTTTACTATCTGCCGCACACCACCTTGGTCACCGCCGGCCTGTTCCTCCTGGCCGAGCCGATCGGAGGCCAGCGCGGCGATCTGGAAGACCGCCTGGACACCGGTCCGCCCGTGGGCCGACCCGCCGCCCTTGGCCTCTTGTTCCTGATGGGCGGTGTGGCCGGGGCCGGCTTGCCGCCGCTCTCCGGGTTCATCGGCAAGCTGCTGCTGTTGCGCTCGGCCCCCTTGCCCGATGGGACCTGGCTGTGGGGCGTGGTCCTCGGTTCCAGCCTGCTGACGCTCATTGCCCTCAGCCGCGCCGGCAGCCGCCTTTTCTGGGGGCCGGTCGTGGACACGGAAACACCCACCCCCGCCGGATGGCGGCCCCTGTTGCCGGCCACCCTGCTCCTGGCCGCGAGCCTGGCCATGACCGTGGCCGCCGCCCCCATCTGCCGCTACACCGAGGCCACCGCCCGCCAGCTGCTCACGCCGCGCCACTATATCGAGGCGGTCCTGAACCCTGCACCTCCGGGAGGAACACCATGA
- a CDS encoding Na+/H+ antiporter subunit E — MNRWLPQPLTSLCLWLLWLLLTESLAPGHLLLGGLLALALPLFTVRFCPDRPRIHRPLLLLPYLAVLLWDITVANLVVARLILGPARRLRPAFIELPLDLGSDLAVVLLTHTVSLTPGTVAAHLSPDRRVLLIHALDVDDSAELVAHIKQRYERPLKEIFAC; from the coding sequence ATGAACCGCTGGCTGCCCCAACCGCTGACCAGCCTTTGCCTGTGGCTGCTGTGGTTGCTGCTGACCGAGTCCCTGGCCCCCGGCCACCTGCTGCTCGGCGGGCTGCTCGCCCTTGCCCTGCCGCTGTTCACCGTCCGTTTCTGCCCCGACCGGCCGCGCATCCACAGGCCGCTCCTGCTGCTGCCCTACCTGGCGGTACTGTTGTGGGACATCACCGTGGCCAATCTGGTGGTGGCGCGGCTGATCCTCGGGCCCGCACGCCGGCTGCGACCGGCGTTCATCGAGCTGCCGCTCGATCTGGGCAGCGATCTGGCCGTCGTCCTGCTCACCCACACCGTTTCCCTGACCCCGGGCACGGTGGCCGCCCACCTGAGCCCGGACCGGCGCGTCTTGCTGATCCACGCCCTGGATGTCGACGATTCAGCCGAACTCGTCGCCCACATCAAACAGCGCTACGAACGCCCCTTGAAGGAGATCTTCGCATGCTGA
- a CDS encoding K+/H+ antiporter subunit F translates to MLNLAIPLALACIGAALLLNFWRLVRGPGPADRILALDTMYVNTTALLVLLGIHLNRSVYFEAALLIALMGFVGTVALCKYLLRGDIIE, encoded by the coding sequence ATGCTGAATCTTGCCATCCCCCTCGCCCTGGCCTGCATCGGCGCGGCCCTGCTGCTCAACTTCTGGCGGCTGGTGCGCGGCCCCGGCCCGGCTGACCGCATCCTCGCGCTGGACACCATGTACGTCAATACCACCGCCCTGCTGGTGCTGCTGGGCATCCATCTCAACCGCAGCGTCTATTTCGAGGCGGCCCTGCTCATCGCCCTGATGGGCTTTGTCGGCACGGTGGCCCTATGCAAGTACCTGCTGCGCGGCGACATCATCGAATAG
- a CDS encoding Na+/H+ antiporter subunit G encodes MLDLLISFFLLIGGAFALIGSIGLARLPDLYTRLHGPTKATTLGIGGILIASMLHFGAQDNGPSVHEILITLFLFTTAPISAYLVARAALHLDRQEDGDRL; translated from the coding sequence ATGCTTGACCTGCTGATTTCGTTCTTTCTGCTCATCGGCGGGGCCTTTGCCCTGATCGGCTCCATCGGACTTGCCCGCCTGCCCGACCTGTACACGCGGCTGCACGGCCCCACCAAGGCCACCACCCTGGGCATCGGCGGCATCCTCATCGCCTCCATGCTCCATTTCGGCGCCCAGGACAACGGCCCGAGCGTGCATGAAATCCTGATCACCCTTTTTCTCTTCACCACCGCGCCCATCAGCGCCTACCTGGTCGCCCGCGCCGCCCTGCATCTGGACCGGCAGGAGGACGGCGACCGGCTGTGA
- a CDS encoding 4Fe-4S binding protein: MRRAGPLQPSVWRKLSQGLFVLAFLALFIHTDSNGGDELPWAVNLLFRLDPFLALTAMLAAKTVIVLMLPAVVTIGLTLVCGRLFCGWVCPLGTLIDASRRLVGHRHASPARPERHRPKYLLLVFFLAAAWFGLPLAGFVDPFSLLVRALTFAVHPGLDHAATTLFTWTYQQAPEWVNTLTEPVYGLLKRYLLPFTDKVYTLSVFSLMLLLAVLGLSRVNSRFFCRTICPLGALLGLVSRLAPLRLGGGSPVCGQCHHCRDICPMAAIDEARAINPAECTLCLDCLGECPRARIGFAWKAAGARAPRIDLSRRAVIGSLAAGALAPLALPSRPLARHADPLLIRPPGALAEEAFLGRCVRCGECMKVCIGNALHAAWLEAGLEGMFSPRLIGRIGYCEYNCTLCGQVCPTGAIRRLSRSEKQGTVIGRAHFDKNRCLPYASATPCIVCEEHCPTPDKAIKFREVEVENSRGERAWVRQPYVVDNLCIGCGICEHKCPVSGAAAVLVTSAGESRHAQAVFVNGY; the protein is encoded by the coding sequence ATGCGCCGCGCCGGCCCGTTGCAGCCTTCGGTGTGGCGGAAGCTCAGCCAGGGCCTGTTTGTTCTTGCCTTCCTGGCCCTGTTCATCCACACCGACTCCAACGGGGGCGATGAACTGCCCTGGGCGGTCAACCTGCTGTTCCGTCTCGATCCCTTCCTCGCCCTAACCGCCATGCTGGCCGCCAAAACGGTGATCGTCCTCATGCTGCCGGCCGTGGTCACCATCGGCCTCACCCTGGTGTGCGGCCGGCTGTTCTGCGGCTGGGTCTGCCCCCTGGGCACCCTGATCGACGCCAGCCGCCGTCTCGTGGGCCATCGCCACGCATCCCCGGCGCGGCCGGAACGGCATCGACCCAAATACCTGTTGCTGGTGTTCTTCCTGGCCGCCGCCTGGTTCGGCCTACCCCTGGCCGGCTTTGTCGATCCCTTTTCCCTGTTGGTGCGCGCCCTGACCTTTGCGGTCCATCCAGGGCTTGATCACGCGGCCACCACCCTGTTCACCTGGACCTACCAGCAGGCACCGGAGTGGGTCAACACCCTGACCGAACCGGTGTACGGGCTGCTCAAGCGGTACCTGCTTCCCTTCACCGACAAGGTCTACACCTTGTCGGTGTTCTCTCTGATGCTGCTGCTCGCGGTGCTGGGTCTGAGCCGGGTGAACAGCCGGTTTTTCTGCCGCACGATCTGCCCCCTGGGCGCCCTGCTCGGCCTAGTCTCGCGGTTGGCTCCGCTGCGCCTCGGCGGCGGCTCGCCGGTCTGCGGCCAGTGCCACCACTGCCGTGACATTTGCCCCATGGCGGCCATCGACGAGGCGCGAGCCATCAATCCGGCCGAGTGCACCCTCTGTCTCGACTGCCTCGGTGAGTGCCCGCGAGCGCGCATCGGCTTCGCGTGGAAGGCGGCCGGAGCCAGGGCGCCGCGAATCGATCTGTCGCGGCGGGCGGTGATCGGCTCGCTGGCCGCCGGAGCCCTGGCGCCCCTGGCGCTGCCGTCGCGGCCCCTGGCCCGGCATGCCGATCCGCTGCTGATCCGTCCGCCCGGCGCCCTGGCCGAAGAGGCGTTTCTGGGTCGTTGCGTGCGTTGCGGCGAGTGCATGAAGGTCTGCATCGGCAACGCCCTCCATGCTGCCTGGCTGGAGGCCGGCCTGGAAGGGATGTTCTCTCCCCGGCTGATCGGCCGCATCGGTTACTGCGAGTACAACTGCACCCTCTGCGGCCAGGTCTGCCCCACCGGGGCCATCCGCCGGCTGAGCAGAAGCGAGAAACAGGGCACGGTCATCGGCCGGGCCCACTTCGACAAGAATCGTTGTCTGCCCTATGCATCGGCCACGCCGTGCATCGTCTGCGAGGAGCACTGCCCAACGCCGGACAAGGCGATCAAGTTCCGCGAGGTCGAGGTGGAGAACAGCCGGGGGGAGCGGGCTTGGGTCCGGCAGCCCTATGTGGTGGACAACCTGTGCATCGGCTGCGGCATCTGCGAGCACAAATGTCCCGTGAGCGGGGCGGCGGCGGTGCTGGTCACCTCGGCCGGCGAGAGCCGGCATGCACAAGCCGTTTTCGTGAACGGATATTGA
- a CDS encoding DUF362 domain-containing protein translates to MDRRQFIRDVMLWSAGATLTIPRFTIVPEVLAAEQPSPVLGVAKGQDYAALVERVLRPLGGMRRFVRPGDRVVVKPNIGWDRTPEQGANTHPQVVRAVVAQALEAGAKKVLVFDRTCNEQRRCYASSGIERAIHDLGDARAVIEHIDQRKFVPVRIERGKVLTRWEIYKEALDCDCYINLPVAKHHGLSRLTLGLKNSMGVIGGNRGQLHHQLGQSLADLATVIRPKLTLIDASRILLANGPQGGDLKDVRQTDTLIASVDPVAADAYATTLFDLPPEAIESTVAAHALGLGEMALARIKVVEA, encoded by the coding sequence ATGGACAGACGGCAATTCATCCGCGATGTGATGCTCTGGTCGGCCGGAGCCACCCTGACCATTCCCCGGTTCACCATCGTGCCCGAAGTCCTGGCCGCCGAGCAGCCGTCCCCGGTACTCGGCGTGGCCAAGGGCCAGGACTATGCCGCCCTGGTCGAGCGGGTGCTGCGACCGCTGGGCGGCATGCGGCGGTTCGTCCGGCCGGGCGACCGGGTGGTGGTCAAGCCGAACATCGGCTGGGACCGCACCCCGGAACAGGGGGCCAACACCCATCCGCAGGTGGTACGGGCGGTGGTGGCCCAGGCCCTGGAGGCCGGAGCGAAAAAAGTGCTGGTCTTTGACCGGACCTGCAACGAGCAGCGCCGTTGCTACGCGAGCAGCGGCATCGAACGGGCGATCCACGACCTGGGCGATGCGCGGGCAGTGATCGAACACATCGACCAGCGCAAGTTCGTGCCGGTGCGGATCGAGCGGGGCAAGGTGCTCACCCGGTGGGAGATCTACAAGGAGGCCCTGGACTGCGACTGCTACATCAACCTGCCGGTGGCCAAGCACCACGGTCTGTCCCGGCTGACCCTGGGGCTGAAGAACAGCATGGGGGTGATCGGCGGCAACCGTGGCCAGCTCCACCACCAGCTCGGCCAGAGCCTGGCTGACCTGGCCACGGTGATCCGGCCCAAGCTGACCCTGATCGACGCCAGCCGCATCCTTCTCGCCAACGGTCCCCAGGGCGGCGATCTCAAGGACGTGCGCCAGACCGATACCCTGATCGCCTCGGTGGATCCGGTGGCCGCCGACGCCTACGCCACCACCCTGTTCGATCTCCCGCCCGAGGCGATCGAATCGACGGTGGCGGCCCACGCCCTGGGGCTGGGCGAGATGGCCCTGGCGCGGATCAAGGTGGTGGAGGCCTGA
- a CDS encoding YchE family NAAT transporter, producing MDSGTINEYLKFFIALLAIVNPVGMLPIFINMTTSQDDRTRNRNGSMAALSMGIILVVVLFSGEAILRFFGISVDSFRVGGGILILLMAISMLNAKISNVKQTKEEELDSAERDSVAVVPLGTPLLAGPGAISTVILYAQRHDSAMHYLSMCVVIVLLVFLTALLFRLAPTITQLLGRTGINIVTRLMGLIMAAMGVEFIAHGLRQLFPVLGG from the coding sequence ATGGATAGCGGCACGATCAACGAATACCTCAAATTTTTCATCGCCCTGCTGGCGATCGTCAATCCGGTGGGCATGCTGCCGATCTTCATCAACATGACCACCAGCCAGGACGACCGAACCCGCAACAGGAACGGCTCCATGGCGGCCCTGTCCATGGGTATCATCCTGGTGGTGGTCCTGTTCAGCGGCGAGGCCATCCTGCGGTTCTTCGGCATCTCGGTGGACTCCTTCCGCGTGGGCGGCGGTATCCTCATCCTGCTGATGGCGATCTCCATGCTCAACGCCAAGATCAGCAACGTCAAACAGACCAAGGAGGAGGAACTCGACTCGGCCGAGCGCGACAGCGTGGCCGTGGTTCCCCTGGGCACGCCGCTGCTGGCCGGACCCGGTGCGATCAGCACGGTCATCCTCTATGCCCAGCGTCACGACTCGGCCATGCACTACCTTTCCATGTGCGTGGTGATCGTCCTTTTGGTTTTCCTGACCGCGTTGCTGTTCCGGCTGGCGCCGACCATCACCCAGCTGCTGGGCAGAACGGGCATCAACATCGTCACCCGGTTGATGGGCCTGATCATGGCCGCCATGGGGGTGGAGTTCATTGCCCACGGCCTCCGGCAGCTGTTCCCGGTGCTGGGCGGCTGA
- a CDS encoding nitroreductase family protein: MDVARLIALRQSVRSYADQPVEEEKLAQLIEAVRLAPSASNSQPWKLILVTDPDLKDKVARATFSALVSFNKFAPEAPVLAVLVIEKPRVITQIGARLKDREFPLIDIGIAASQFCLRATELGLGTCMLGWFDEQAIKKLLHIPASRRIGLVITLGYAREGDPLRPKRRKQAEEMSSRNSY; this comes from the coding sequence ATGGATGTTGCCCGATTGATCGCGCTCCGCCAGAGCGTCAGAAGCTATGCCGACCAGCCGGTTGAAGAGGAAAAGCTGGCGCAGCTGATCGAGGCGGTGCGGCTCGCGCCCTCGGCCTCCAATTCCCAACCGTGGAAACTGATCCTGGTCACCGACCCCGACCTTAAGGACAAGGTGGCTCGTGCCACTTTCAGTGCCTTGGTTTCGTTCAATAAGTTCGCACCCGAGGCGCCGGTGCTCGCCGTGTTGGTAATCGAGAAGCCACGGGTGATCACCCAGATCGGCGCCCGGCTCAAGGACCGGGAATTTCCCCTGATCGACATCGGCATCGCCGCCAGCCAGTTCTGCCTGCGGGCGACAGAACTGGGACTGGGAACCTGCATGCTCGGCTGGTTTGACGAGCAGGCCATCAAGAAACTGCTCCACATCCCGGCAAGCAGGCGGATCGGCCTGGTCATCACCCTTGGCTATGCCAGGGAGGGCGACCCGCTACGGCCGAAAAGAAGAAAACAGGCGGAAGAGATGAGCAGCCGGAACAGCTACTGA
- a CDS encoding PPC domain-containing DNA-binding protein, translating to MRFAQARQGRVFIVRLEDGEIVHEVIERFAAEQQIEAASLLVVGGADDGSRLVVGPREDRGLPLEAMHWPLEHAHEVAGVGTLFRDEQGTPLVHLHMACGRGGQTITGCIRTGVRVWHVMEVIVHELVGSSARRAVEEPLGLKLLQP from the coding sequence ATGCGATTTGCACAGGCCCGGCAGGGCAGGGTGTTCATTGTCCGATTGGAGGACGGCGAGATCGTCCACGAGGTGATCGAACGGTTCGCCGCCGAACAGCAGATCGAGGCCGCCTCGCTGCTGGTGGTCGGCGGGGCAGATGACGGCAGCCGGCTGGTGGTCGGGCCCAGGGAGGATCGCGGCCTGCCGTTGGAAGCCATGCACTGGCCGCTTGAACACGCCCATGAGGTGGCCGGGGTCGGTACCCTGTTCCGCGACGAGCAGGGGACGCCGCTGGTGCATCTGCACATGGCATGCGGCCGGGGCGGCCAGACAATCACCGGTTGCATTCGCACCGGGGTGCGGGTGTGGCACGTCATGGAGGTGATCGTCCACGAGCTGGTGGGGAGCTCGGCGCGTCGGGCGGTCGAGGAACCGCTGGGGCTGAAGCTGCTGCAACCGTAG
- a CDS encoding FAD-binding and (Fe-S)-binding domain-containing protein, translating to MVSGTYKTFHQRIKPHIPADQIITDPLRTVTFGTDASFYLLVPKIVINVNTEAEVQLILREAGRLRLPVTFRAAGTSLSGQAITDSILVRLGPGWNRFRVFANASKIQLQPGIIGGHANRILAEFDRKIGPDPASIDSAKIGGILANNASGMCCGVEQNSYRTLDSMRIILADGTIVDTADDKSRAACRRSHPALLDGLAALRDRVRADQELAERIRYKFKIKNTTGYSLNALVDFDDPFDIMQHLMIGSEGTLGFIADVVYRTVIEHRHKASALIFYPDIRTVCEAVVILQQQPVAAAELIDRAGLASVTGKPGMPPFLAELDPGVTALLIETRAETAEALRAQIEQITASLADLPTVRPIEFTAIAEEYTQLWKIRKGLFPAVGAVRQTGTTVIIEDVAFPIEHLANATLDLQELFRKYGYTEAIIFGHALAGNLHFVFTQDFSIQTEVVRYRDFMDGVVRLVAEKYDGSLKAEHGTGRNMAPFVEKEWGEAAFGLMQEIKALFDPQGLLNPGVILNADLEAHIKDLKPLPPTHELVDKCIECGFCEPVCPSKNLTFTPRQRIAGRREISRRLAANAGQREVQRLIKAYRYPGMDTCAADGLCATLCPVGIDTGKMVKSLREEANGQLAKAVSRYVADHFKGVTRSVSGLLDTVDGVHRLVGTPMMEQATQLARTVSGGLVPLWNREMPAGVPALRPPAPAGELQVVYFPSCASRAMGGPARHDLERTGLPHKTLALLAKAGYGAILPERVEALCCGQAFESKGLMRQADAKADELSDALLKATRDGELPVLCDTSPCLQRMRNTLDKRLRLYEPVEFVLEFLQDRLVFARRKERIALHATCSTRKMGLDGKLRQLAQLCAKEVVVPEDIHCCGFAGDRGFNFPELNRAALAGLKEQVYGCETGYSTSKTCEIGLALHAEIPYRSILYLVDEVTDPLPA from the coding sequence ATGGTATCCGGAACGTACAAGACCTTCCACCAGCGGATCAAGCCGCATATCCCCGCCGACCAGATCATCACCGACCCCCTGCGCACCGTCACCTTCGGCACCGACGCCAGTTTCTACCTGCTGGTGCCCAAAATCGTGATCAACGTCAACACCGAGGCCGAGGTGCAGCTGATCCTGCGCGAAGCCGGCCGGCTGCGGCTGCCGGTCACCTTCCGTGCCGCCGGCACCAGCCTCTCCGGCCAGGCGATCACCGACTCGATCCTGGTTCGGCTCGGTCCGGGCTGGAACCGCTTTCGAGTGTTCGCCAACGCCAGCAAGATCCAGCTCCAACCGGGGATCATCGGCGGCCACGCCAACCGCATCCTGGCCGAATTCGACCGCAAGATCGGCCCGGACCCGGCCTCGATCGACAGCGCCAAGATCGGCGGCATCCTGGCCAACAACGCCAGCGGCATGTGCTGCGGGGTGGAACAGAACAGCTACCGCACCCTGGATTCGATGCGCATCATCCTCGCCGACGGCACCATCGTCGACACCGCCGACGACAAGAGCCGGGCCGCCTGCCGCCGCAGCCACCCTGCCCTGCTCGACGGCCTGGCCGCGCTGCGCGACCGGGTTCGCGCCGATCAAGAGCTGGCGGAGCGCATCCGTTACAAGTTCAAAATCAAAAACACCACCGGCTACAGCCTCAACGCCCTGGTCGATTTCGACGACCCTTTCGACATCATGCAGCATCTGATGATCGGCTCCGAGGGCACGCTCGGTTTCATCGCCGACGTGGTCTACCGCACCGTGATCGAGCATCGCCACAAGGCCAGCGCCCTGATCTTTTACCCGGATATCCGCACCGTCTGCGAGGCGGTGGTCATCCTCCAGCAGCAGCCGGTGGCGGCCGCCGAACTGATCGACCGTGCCGGCCTGGCCTCGGTCACCGGCAAGCCGGGCATGCCGCCCTTCCTGGCCGAGCTTGATCCGGGCGTCACCGCCCTGCTGATCGAGACCCGAGCGGAGACCGCCGAGGCACTTCGTGCCCAGATCGAACAGATTACCGCAAGCCTGGCCGATCTGCCCACGGTGCGGCCAATCGAGTTCACCGCCATTGCCGAGGAGTACACCCAACTGTGGAAGATCCGCAAGGGGCTGTTCCCGGCGGTGGGCGCGGTCCGCCAGACCGGCACCACGGTCATCATCGAGGACGTGGCCTTTCCCATCGAACACCTGGCCAATGCCACCCTCGATCTCCAGGAGCTGTTCCGCAAATATGGCTATACCGAGGCGATCATCTTCGGCCATGCCCTGGCCGGCAACCTCCACTTTGTCTTTACCCAGGATTTTTCCATCCAGACAGAGGTGGTCCGCTACCGCGACTTCATGGACGGGGTGGTGCGCCTGGTGGCGGAGAAATACGACGGCTCGCTCAAGGCCGAACACGGCACCGGCCGCAACATGGCGCCTTTTGTGGAGAAGGAGTGGGGCGAGGCCGCCTTTGGCCTGATGCAGGAGATCAAAGCCCTGTTCGACCCCCAGGGGCTGCTCAATCCAGGCGTCATTCTCAACGCTGACCTCGAAGCCCATATCAAGGACCTCAAGCCCCTGCCGCCCACCCACGAATTGGTGGACAAGTGCATCGAGTGTGGCTTCTGCGAGCCGGTCTGCCCGTCGAAGAACCTCACCTTTACCCCTCGGCAGCGCATCGCCGGCCGCCGCGAGATCAGCCGGCGGCTGGCGGCCAATGCCGGCCAGCGGGAGGTGCAGCGGCTGATCAAGGCTTACCGCTATCCGGGCATGGACACCTGCGCCGCCGACGGCCTCTGCGCCACCCTCTGCCCGGTGGGGATCGACACCGGCAAGATGGTCAAGAGCCTGCGCGAGGAGGCCAACGGCCAGCTGGCCAAGGCGGTTTCCCGGTACGTGGCCGATCATTTCAAGGGCGTGACCCGCTCGGTGAGCGGCTTGCTCGACACGGTGGATGGGGTCCACCGTTTGGTCGGCACGCCGATGATGGAACAGGCCACGCAGCTGGCCCGCACCGTCAGCGGCGGCCTGGTGCCCCTGTGGAACCGGGAAATGCCCGCCGGCGTGCCCGCCCTGCGCCCGCCAGCTCCTGCCGGAGAACTCCAGGTGGTTTATTTTCCCAGCTGCGCCAGCCGGGCCATGGGCGGGCCGGCCCGCCACGACCTCGAACGCACCGGCCTGCCGCACAAGACCTTGGCCCTGCTCGCCAAGGCAGGTTACGGCGCGATCCTGCCCGAGCGGGTGGAGGCGCTCTGCTGCGGCCAGGCCTTTGAGAGCAAGGGGTTGATGCGCCAGGCCGATGCCAAGGCCGACGAACTGAGCGATGCCCTGCTCAAGGCCACCCGTGACGGCGAGCTGCCGGTGCTGTGCGACACCAGCCCCTGCCTGCAGCGGATGCGCAACACCCTCGACAAGCGGCTGAGACTCTATGAACCGGTGGAATTCGTGCTCGAATTTCTCCAGGATCGGCTGGTGTTTGCCCGCAGGAAGGAACGGATCGCCCTCCATGCCACCTGCAGTACCCGCAAGATGGGGCTGGACGGCAAGCTGCGCCAACTGGCGCAACTCTGCGCCAAGGAGGTGGTGGTGCCCGAGGATATTCACTGCTGCGGCTTTGCCGGCGACCGCGGCTTCAACTTCCCGGAACTCAACCGCGCGGCCCTAGCTGGCCTGAAAGAGCAGGTCTACGGCTGCGAAACCGGCTATTCCACCAGCAAGACCTGCGAGATCGGCCTGGCCCTGCACGCCGAGATCCCCTACCGTTCGATCCTCTATCTGGTGGACGAGGTGACCGACCCCTTGCCTGCCTAG